The Haloarcula laminariae genomic sequence CTGCTGAAATACGTCGTCCGGACCCGCAACGCCATCGCGGCGATGGAACACGACACCGGGGTCCCGACTGGGTACGAGGCGAGCGCCAAGTGCGAGTACTGCTTCGAGCAGGACACCTGTATGGCCGTCTCGGGCCGCCTGGACCAGGAGTCCAAGGCCGGCCAGGTCGGCGTCGCCATCCCCGACGAGGAACGCGAGTACTTCGAGCGGTTCTACCGGGCCATCGAGGCCGAGCGGCGCGCGGTCCACCGCGAGTACGCCAAGCTCTGGGAGCAGTCCCCCGAGGAGCGGGCCGACGACGACCGGGCGCTGGTGAATCTCGAACCGCTCGGACGGACGGAACTCGACGGCGGCCGCTGGGAGCTCCGGGCGAGGGGCACCGGCGCCGTCTCGAAGATTCGCGAGGGCGACTACGTGATGGCCAGTGACGGCGACCCCGTCACCGGCGACGCCGAACTAGGGCGGGTGCAACGCTTGACCGACGGCGAAATCGTCGTCACGACGGACGAACCCCTCGACCTGCGGCGGCTCGACGTCTACCCCTCCGAGATAACCACCGACCGGCTCCAGAACGCGCTCCACGACGCGCTGCTCACCCAGCCGCCCGAGCGCAAGGACGTGCTGTTCGGCCGGCGTGAGCCCGGCTTCGACCCCGTCGAGGAGACGTTCATCGACAACAACGACGCCCAGAACGAGGCCTGCCGGCTGGCCGTCGGTGCCGAGGACTTCGCCCTCGTTCACGGCCCGCCGGGGACCGGCAAGACCTACACGCTGGCCCGGATGGTCCGGGCGCTCGTGGAGCAAGGCGAGAGAGTCCTCCTGTCGGCCTTCACGAACCGCGCCGTCGACAACGCCATCGAGGCGCTGGAGGACCAGGGCTTCACCGACATCGTCCGCGTCGGGACCGAGAGCGGCGTCCGGGAAGACATGCAGAAATACAGGTTAGAACAGTCCGGCGACCCCGAGGAGTGTGCGGGCACGCTGGGGAACGCGCAGGTGGTCGCCGCGACGACGGCGACCTGTGGCGGGACCGCCATGCAGTCCCAGTCCTTCGACGCCGCCGTCGTCGACGAGGCCGGACAGCTGACCGAACCAGGGACGCTCGCGGCGACGACGCTTTCCGACCGGTTCGTCCTCGTGGGCGACCACCAGCAGCTCCCCCCAGTGGTCCAGAGCGACGACGAGACCCTCACCACATCGCTGTTCGAGCGGCTCATCGAGGAGTTCCCCGATGCGGGCGTGATGCTCGACCGCCAGTACCGGATGGCCCAGCGCATCCAGGCCTTCGCCTCCCGGGAGTTCTACGACGGGCAGTTGCGGCCGGCGACCGGCGCCGTGGCCGCCCAGCGAATCGACGACCTCGACGGGGTGTCGATGGATGCGCTGCCGTCACACCTGCGGGACGGCGTGGCCTTCGTCGACCCCGACGGGTCCCAGACCGGCAACACCAACCCCGCCGAGGCCGACGCCGTGGCCGAGGTGGTCGCGGCCTACCGCGAGGCGGGCGCCCCCGCCGACGACATCGGCGTCATCGCGCCGTTCCGAGCACAGGTAGCCGAACTGAACCGGCGCCTGCTCGACGTGGCCGTCGACACCGTCGACCGGTTCCAGGGGTCGAGCAAGGAGGTCATCGTCGTCTCCTTCGTCGCGACCGGCGCCCTGGAGGGCCCCATCTTCGAGGACTACCGGCGAATCAACGTCGCGCTGACGCGTGCGAAGAAGGCGCTGGTACTCGTCGGCGACGCCGACGCGCTCGGGACCGACCCCGTCTACGGCCGGATGGTCGAGTGGGCGCGGTAGCCGGTCACGCGTCGCGGTCGGCCTTTCTCGCGAGCAGGTCGGTGTAGAGGCGCTCCCGGAGCGTGTCCCGGAGCTGTGCGGCCCGCTCGTCGTCCACGTCGTAGGCCCTGGCAGAGCCGCCGAGGATGCTGCTCGTCGACGCCGTGTCGGCCGTCACCGTCGCGAGGTCGCGCCGCCGCTGGAACGGCGACCGGCCGACGAACACCGTCTGGACGCGGTAGTAGGGGACGATGCGGGTCGTCTGGCGCCAAAAGCCCGTCCGCGTCGCCAGCACGTCGTCGTCCAGCGCGACGCCGCGGTGTCGCCACCGGAGGTGGGCCGCGGGCGGCACCAGGACGAACAGGCCGAGCAACAGCCACCAGAGGCCGCTCCCCAGCAGGAACGTGTCGACGGCGTAGCCGACGGCAGTCACGACGCCGGCGACGATAGCGAAGCGGGCGGCGTATCGACGACGGGCACGCGTCGGGGCCCGCTCGAACGCCAGGTCGCCGAAGGGTTCGATGTCGCTGGCCAGGTCGTAGACGACCGGCCGCGGGGCCATCGGGATGGCCACGCCCTGTCCCGACTCCTGGCTCCCGCCGCTGTAGCCCGCGGTCTCGACCACGAGGGTCGCGAAGCCAAAGCGGCGCATGGCCGCGTTCTCACGGATGGAGACGGTCTGGACCTTGGACAGCGGGATGGTGCCGCTGTACCGGCGGAGCAGTCCGCGCTCGTAGCGCAGGTCGTCGCCCTCGCGGACGAGCCGGAAGTCGTAGTACTCGACGACGGTCAACGCGACGCTCAGGACGAGGGCGGCCACGAGGAACTGCAATCCCACGAGGACCACCAGCGCGACCAGCTGCGGCGGGCCGAAGGCCTCCAGCACCGCGAGCGAGAGCGAGGACCCGCCGCCCACGAGCCCCAGGTTGAAGCGGAGGACGCCGGTCAGGATGTCGATGCCCAGCGGGAGCCCGACGAGCAGGAGGACCGGCGCGGCCGGTCGCACGGAGACGACGGCGTAGGTGAGGAGGTCCCGGAGCGTGAACTCGAACAGCTCCTCGGTTCGGTGGCCGGCGGCCGCCGGCTGGGCCGGCGCGTCCGGCCCCGGGTCAGCCGATTTCTCCGACTCGGTGTCGACATCCGTTTCGGCAGCCGCTGTCGGCGCCGTCGCCGTCTCCCCGTGGCGCTGGACGAGGGTGCGAAGCCGCTCGGCCTCAGCCTGGTCGACGGCGTCGAGGGTCGCCTCCGTGGCGGCCCCGCCGGCTGTCTCGAAGGCGACGACGCTGAGCCCGAGCAGCCGGTTCAGAATCCCCTGTCTGCTGTCGACGTTCTGGACGCGTCCAAGCGGTATCTCCCGGGACTGGCGGGCGAGGACGCCCGACTCGACCCGCAGCGTGTCGCCCTCGATCTCGTAGGTGAACCGGTAGTACCGCGCCAGCGCGAACCCGCCCACGAGCAGGGCCAGCGCCGGAATCATCAGCGGCACCGCCGCGGCCGGCAGGCCGAGAACCCCGGCCAGCGTGGTCCCGGCGATGACGCCGAAGAACGCCCCCTGGACCAGCCCGCGACCGACGCTCACCGCGCCACTGAGCGGGTGGAGCCGTCTCATACCGCGTCTGTGGCCTCGCTCTCGCCGGCGAGGTCACGCAGGCGCTCGCGCAGTTCGGTCGCCCGCTCGGGCCGCAGCCCCGGTATCGTGATGTCGGCGCCGCGCGACCCGGCGGTGTACACCACTACGCTGGCGAGCCCGGCGGTCCGTTCGACGGGGCCGCGCGTGGTGTCGACGTGCTGGACTCTGACGTAGGGGACGGAGGTGTCGGTTCGCGTCACCACACCGCGGACGAGAAAGAGCGCGTCGTCCTGGAGCTCGAACCGCCAGATTCGCTGGGCCAGCACGGCGTGTACGGCGCCCAGAGCGACGAGGACGGCCCAGCCGACGGCGGCGAGTTCGACCGGGACCGGAACGAACAGCCTATCAGCGACGACGACCAGACCGACGAGAACCAGGCCGACGATGGCCGTGCGACCGGCCCACAGCAGCCTGACCCGCGGGTGCAGCGACTCCATACCGGGTTGTGGGCCGAGGGCCGGATTAATCGTTTGGA encodes the following:
- a CDS encoding AAA domain-containing protein; its protein translation is MQLRGVVVDVSDPKTVDTQHGESELCEVTLRPERGAGEPTTVTLWGKWTETADYLDPGMELAVYEPDERQYRGETQYSVGGDATVVVEPDFLVDVTDIRAWVQCPRMYYLRKLDGAELAYPLVKGTVVHEVFGDLLRGRDVEAAIDEEVREAGLDIGLLGRTAEGVAGDVRDHAKAIEGWLNQGTLTETDEWRSEMTLISERYGMKGRADAVRRGMPVELKTGKNTKREPRFQDKIQATAYALMLGEREANSLDASAVMAGDGGTRRTPIDAAPDTGTLLYTKNAAVDRNEESGDLSPAKEFSIGAGLLKYVVRTRNAIAAMEHDTGVPTGYEASAKCEYCFEQDTCMAVSGRLDQESKAGQVGVAIPDEEREYFERFYRAIEAERRAVHREYAKLWEQSPEERADDDRALVNLEPLGRTELDGGRWELRARGTGAVSKIREGDYVMASDGDPVTGDAELGRVQRLTDGEIVVTTDEPLDLRRLDVYPSEITTDRLQNALHDALLTQPPERKDVLFGRREPGFDPVEETFIDNNDAQNEACRLAVGAEDFALVHGPPGTGKTYTLARMVRALVEQGERVLLSAFTNRAVDNAIEALEDQGFTDIVRVGTESGVREDMQKYRLEQSGDPEECAGTLGNAQVVAATTATCGGTAMQSQSFDAAVVDEAGQLTEPGTLAATTLSDRFVLVGDHQQLPPVVQSDDETLTTSLFERLIEEFPDAGVMLDRQYRMAQRIQAFASREFYDGQLRPATGAVAAQRIDDLDGVSMDALPSHLRDGVAFVDPDGSQTGNTNPAEADAVAEVVAAYREAGAPADDIGVIAPFRAQVAELNRRLLDVAVDTVDRFQGSSKEVIVVSFVATGALEGPIFEDYRRINVALTRAKKALVLVGDADALGTDPVYGRMVEWAR
- a CDS encoding PH domain-containing protein is translated as MRRLHPLSGAVSVGRGLVQGAFFGVIAGTTLAGVLGLPAAAVPLMIPALALLVGGFALARYYRFTYEIEGDTLRVESGVLARQSREIPLGRVQNVDSRQGILNRLLGLSVVAFETAGGAATEATLDAVDQAEAERLRTLVQRHGETATAPTAAAETDVDTESEKSADPGPDAPAQPAAAGHRTEELFEFTLRDLLTYAVVSVRPAAPVLLLVGLPLGIDILTGVLRFNLGLVGGGSSLSLAVLEAFGPPQLVALVVLVGLQFLVAALVLSVALTVVEYYDFRLVREGDDLRYERGLLRRYSGTIPLSKVQTVSIRENAAMRRFGFATLVVETAGYSGGSQESGQGVAIPMAPRPVVYDLASDIEPFGDLAFERAPTRARRRYAARFAIVAGVVTAVGYAVDTFLLGSGLWWLLLGLFVLVPPAAHLRWRHRGVALDDDVLATRTGFWRQTTRIVPYYRVQTVFVGRSPFQRRRDLATVTADTASTSSILGGSARAYDVDDERAAQLRDTLRERLYTDLLARKADRDA
- a CDS encoding PH domain-containing protein → MESLHPRVRLLWAGRTAIVGLVLVGLVVVADRLFVPVPVELAAVGWAVLVALGAVHAVLAQRIWRFELQDDALFLVRGVVTRTDTSVPYVRVQHVDTTRGPVERTAGLASVVVYTAGSRGADITIPGLRPERATELRERLRDLAGESEATDAV